The sequence AGGCTCATCTAATTCTAGACCTGACAAAGGACTCATCTGATCCGTAGAAAAGGCATCGTTGTACTATCTTGGTACATTATGAGACAGGAAAGAGTGTCCAATATTAATATGAGTTAGTACATTATGGTTTGGATGAGTTGAGATGGACTAGTAACTGGAATTCCAAGCGGCTCGTGTTTCCACAGCAACTCATGTCACACCGATCACATGACACTGTTGATTTTTCTATCTTAAAATCCTCCATGGCTAAAGCAGTTTCATCCATTGATACCAACATGTCACTCTATTGAACTATAAATACTGAAATACATGCCTGCGCTCAGTATGAAGTTAGAGTAACTAAAATAATTGTGTCTTTGGAATTCCTTTTTCTTGACTTCCGCATTTTGAGTCCCGCGATACTACCGGTTTTACCACCCCCCGTCTTCATTTAATTGCTACCCCATTGGCTCACAAAACCGGGAGGTCATGCTCAACCCCCATTGGCCAACTAAGGGGCCTAAGGAGGTGGAGCTGTAGTTGGACCCTTCTCAATATTTGACGCAGGGGGGCGCTACTGAGAACATCATTCAAACGCATTGAATTGAGACCTAATTACAATGTCGATACATAATTAATAACTATCAAAGCGTGCGGTACTTTAAAATTTACTGaggcaaaaaaacataacaattaTAAATACAAGTGACCCATAAATAATTTGTGGGAATTTTGGCCAGAAATTATGCCAGAAATAAGGATTATATAACACTATCATGAGAAACGTAATAATGTTTAAttgtaaaaatataaatgataaGACACACAATGCAGCTTACTTGAGAGAGTAGTAAAGAATGTATTTTAATCCTTAAATACAAAAAAGTCAAGAACATTGATGGCTAAAATAGAACGTTAGAAAAGGCACAATaatttaattgaaaaaaaaaatcacactgTGCCATGGAAAATAAACCGTCTTTCTTCTCCTCGGGTTGAAAATAGATGGCAATTTTGACACGATTTCATCTTTATCGACACAAAAGAGATCACGTGGCAGTATTATAATGGCTTGACATGAAGAGCAGTGTTGAGGTCAACTTTTCCCTGTAGCACTTAACAGAAGGCCTGTggaacaaatacaaaatatatttcGGTAAGACATAACCTATTTCGTTTTGCTAGGACATACTTATTTATGAATGCCATCATTGTCAGTTATCCAACCTCTCCACAAAGAAGCAATACAAAGATTAGCTCTCCCCCCATCCCAGTAAAATGGTGTTCATTGTTTTAATGAGTGTTCTTACATTTTTATTAGATATCAAAATGGAATGGGAAAAACAATCTTAGAATTTCTATGCAAAGTTTACAATTTGCCAATTAAATTGATTAACaagcaagaaaataaaaaagtgtaGACGTTGTTGACTATAAGAAGAATTAATACGTACCGATGAATGCAGTGGTCTCACAAAAAGGAACAGACTTTCTGTGGTCTGAAAGGATTAGTGCTGGACGACACTCCGGTCAGGAGAGGGTCCTGCATAGCATTCTGCATGCAAAATTGTTGGAGGTCTGCAGCAGCTTGGGACACCTGTAAACGAGAGAACGAAAGTGACACATCAACATAAGTACATTATATGAACACTGATGTAAAATAAACACGGGCACACTTTTCAGTAGATAACAATTTCGATCGTTTCGGTTGATTCATCGGTGGGTGCAAACAGGGGGCGCCTTAGGGCGCTTCACAAGGACTGTACATAAATACTGCATTACACCGATCTATGATGTCAATCACGCCACAATGTATCGAGACATTGTTAACGCGACACTCTTTAAAATGGGTTTTCATCGTGCTGACACCCAGAGTCCACAGGATATCAACAGTCTCCCTTCGAGTCCCACGCCCTTCTTTTCCCGAGCAGCGTTAGCTGCTAACGCCGTCGCCCACCTACGTTAGCCCAGTTAGCGGATCGTTTCCAGGTGTATCAGTTATTTAAGATCATTCAATAAATACCTTCACTCTGTTAATGCTCGCCTCAAAGCGTAGCTGCTGCACAATTTTCTTCATGGCGACGAG is a genomic window of Gadus morhua chromosome 8, gadMor3.0, whole genome shotgun sequence containing:
- the LOC115548373 gene encoding guanine nucleotide-binding protein G(I)/G(S)/G(O) subunit gamma-5, with protein sequence MSSSFAFVPQTCISLARELSHRTALYLPVTMSSSSNLVAMKKIVQQLRFEASINRVKVSQAAADLQQFCMQNAMQDPLLTGVSSSTNPFRPQKVCSFL